The segment CTCAGAGACTTAACCCCAAAGCACACCTGGCAAGAACGCCTCATTGGCAGTCATTTCATACGAAGTATAACATATGGTGGGGACTTGCTGGTGAGAATCCGCATCAGGGATTCAGACACGGCCATAATTGGGGATATCGAGGCAAAGCTCAAGGGAAATATCACCCCATTCAGAATTGGGGAGGCTAGCCTAAAACCGGATAAAAGGCAGAGGAATATTCAAGATCATAGAGAAATCGAGATTGAATATCTCTCGACAAGCGTGGACTGTGAGATGCCTCGGGATGTAGAAGAACTGGTGAGAGTTTTGAAATCATTTAAGGGGGAAATGTTGAAGATAAACAACGGCAAGGGTGTACCGTGTAAGTGTGAACTTCTTCCTTTGAGTGTTCTTGACTCAACGATCCCTACCCAGATAACGGACAAAAGTCTTGACATACTCCTGGTACAGGTTGATGAGAAATTTGATGACTTGCGTTTTGCGAAAAAACAGCTGGAGAAGTTTGCCGAGAACCCAAGTCTTGAAATGACTGAGACACTATCCACAGAATATGAGGAGCTTGAAGGTCGTATTGATGAGGTTTTGGCCGAATTTCATCATGTAATCAGCAGACTGGACATGACCGTGTCTGGAGATGGGACAAATCAGTTTACTCATATTTTGTCTGTGTATAAGGAAAATAAGAAGATTGGTGGATTTCAGAAGGAAGTGACTCAGTTTATCAAACGACACAAGCCAACAGAAAACCCCGTGCGCCCTCAGGTATTTCAATACCAGACCTTATAATAATTCTCTGTGGATAATTCTGTCTATTTACTGTGAGAAAGAGGGTTTTACAGATGTCAGCCTATTTATTATGTTTATCTGTATTATTCACAACGAAGGAACTCACATCCATCTCCTATGtgcatcacttctaaatgtttCTCGGTGATTCTTCACGTAAAATGCCAGGCAAGCATCAGGAGTACCACTTTTCAGTGTCTGTAGTTGCACCACATTATTAATAGAATTTCTGTATCTTAAAAGAATATCTTGACTGGAAGACTCTATTATTATATGTATGATAACAATTCTTAATTAGGAATAGTCAGGTTAAAGGTAAGTTAAAATAAGAGACCCCTTAAGGCACTTACAAGGTGTAAAATATCATACGTGAATCATTTCGTTTTCTGAAGAATGTCCTTTCTTTCAGATCACTGATGAATGCCCAGAGGCAGACATGAGAGCATCGTCCGATGAATGCCCAGACTCCATGACTGAACAAGAGACTTGTCTCAGCGTATTAGGTCTGGAGAAAGGCGGATCTAGTGAGTCGTGTGTATTGGGGCAGGTTTTGTTTTCAGACACCAGCCTGGCTCCCATCACTGGGGCATCTGTTTCCAGGATTGTCTGTGAGGACATAACTTTAGTGACAGCATCCAGTATATTTACCAAATCGTCGGAAGGGCAATGTTTGAGTGATATCGGCACTTCCATTGCCTATGCCCCTTCCGGATTCCATGTCGTTGTTTTTGTCATACACATCGACCAAAATATGAACAGGCATGACCGCAATACACTAAAACATCTGAGAAGTGTCCTTGGAAGTAACATGATCAAGACTTACGGTGCTGTTGCCCTTGTTCATGATGACGTTTTCGAAACAGGTTCGGAAGCGTCACTTTCTAATTCCACTGAGACTGCAAAAGCACAGGATGACACCTTGTCGCATCTCCTTGATGAATGTGGCAACAGATGTGTATTCATTAACCATAAAGATTTGAAATCACCTTCCAGACTGAAGGCAGCGCAGAGTGACCTCCTGCAGGTCATCGACAAGGTCCTAGTGAAAACTCACCGCACCACTTTGAGCAACGATTATTTCGTTCTCAGCAAGAGGCTGATGGCTGAAGTGGAGGAAGACGACAACCTTGCATTTGCGTTAGATGACTCACTGGGGAACGCTCCTGAAACCGTTCATCATTCACAGGATAGGGAAGAACGAGTGGGAGAGAGGCTGGCAGCGATTTTTGAAATCTGATACGACTTTGAATCAAATATACCAGAAATAACAATGACGGATCCGATGAGCAAATGTCCCATCGTCATCAGTAACAGATGGCACGTGAGCAACTCTTTTACAAACTTGATAACTTAAACCATTTCGTCATTTCTCTGACCCACAATCCTCAGGGAATCCATTTGGTCTTACACGAAAACTCGTACACTCGTCAAGTTGTATCTACGTAAGTGCGGCCAAAGTATTGTTATTGGTATCATGTTATATTGTTTCGTAGAGAGTACTGGTGCTCTGTAAATGTGTAATGGGTTAACATCAACCCCGTTGGTCCTATCCTATGTCAATGTAAGTATCTGCCTTTTGTGATTCTTGTaatatgttttgtgtgtgtttacagGCTCACCTAGTTTCAGGAATTCGTGTGTGCAAATTCTTTTGTATCTGTTATTTAAATAGTGAATTAAGGCAGTTTATCATCCTTGCATGAAAGCCTTTTAACTCGTTACAGATTGTAATCATTATGCCCAGGCTTTCAGCTGGAAAATTCATGATACGAGGAGAACCTAGTTTGTAGTTCACACAAAAGAAGAAAACTTATATCATGATTGATGATTTCTTcgaaatatcaacatgtgagACATGGACTATTTTGCTATTTTAGTGTGTCCAAATAAAATATGGGAAATGGTTCTCAGTCTTTGAAGAAATACATGCAAAGTACACTCGAAAGACATGCACTCTTTTGTGTTCACAAGAATACTTCCGAATAAGCTTACttatattttaattcatttacaactCATAATTATTCTTTTaagtaagcgagtgagtgagtttagtttttactcatcaatattccagccatatggcggcggtctgtaaataatcgagtctggaccagacaatccagtgaccaacaacatgagcatcgatatgcgcaattgggaaccgatgacatgtgtcgacgaagtcagccagcctgaccacccgatcccgttagtcgcctcttacgacaagcaaagtcgcctgttatggcaaacatgggttgctgaaggcctattctacaccgggagCTTCACGGGTCCTTTTAAGTAAGTGACTGAATGGGAGTTTCGCTGTTAATGCAATACACAACCAATGTCCTAGGAACCAAATTCACACCCCGTAGTCATGTGGAAATCGAACGCAGGTCTTAAAACTGAAGAGAGAACACATGGGTACACCACCATCCCATCAGGAATGGAAGCAGTAATAACCTTGCAAATATGTAATACTATGGAGATTTAGAGAAAGAAATCTAGAACAATCACATGCACTTAAAGCACATTGAAATATGCGCAAGAAGTAGACCTAAATGGGTGTACGTAATTCTAAGTCAAAATGCACTCATGTAGTGAGAGAATTCTTATTGATAACCGTCAAAGTGTTTGGGGGCGTTTCAGATTCGAAACCTTGTTTGAACATTTGAGATTCGGAACCTATTTGGAATCTCTGCAAAATATGATTCTTTCAAATTCCTGCGGCTTGTGAAGCAGGAACGACGTCGCTCAGAAATGTACGTGGCATTGTAGGAAATGCATCAGATAACTACACATCCTGGTCAGCCCTGGAATGACAGTTGCAAAGTGACACAATTCTACAACGATTTATACAAACCGAGTTGTACAAACAAAACTTCAAACATATCTAACAAAATAAGCGTGGATCTTGGATACTCGAGCATCGCAAAAGCTCGTAACTGCTCTTCATGTAAGTTTATTGATTtcgttttaaaatgttttagaaataaCACATTTAACATCATTTCCTTCATGCAAATTCAAACAGAAAAGTTTACATCGGGCTTGTTCATCCACCTGATGACACAAGACAATAATGCAGGACACCTGCACctgaaaattaaacattaaTCGCTGTACCGTTGCCTATCCAATAATGCTGGGCGAGCCATCGGCGAAGGCGTGATTCCTGATGAAGGGAGGAGCTGGCAGGTCGTTGTCTCTTCCATACACAGCGCATTTCCGGAGCGGACAAGGGCTGGTCCGCCATTCGTATCGGAGGCCAACAAGATGGCGACTGCCACAACCGGATGTTGAGACCGTCACAGATTTTGTGTCGTGCATGGTGATTGGTGCAGCAACCCACACGTCATGAGTACCACATGTCGAAGTACTTGAGCTCGAGCAACAGACCTGTTCATGGAAATCTGATTAATATGCATGTACAAGTGAATAATCGTCACTCGTCACTGACTTAGCAAATTGAAGTTTGACTTCGAAAATGCTTCGTATTCTCAGAGAATCTAAACACGACTTCAAAGATCAGTTGGTGATGGTTGCTTCAAGGTTATCCTGCGACTTGGTGATGAATACTCTTTATTGTTAAACCTCTTTCCAGCCTGATGTTGTTTTGAGGCTATATATTCTTATACCAAATGGTGAACCACCACACCAATGAGGTTTGTATGTTATCTTGGGAAGACGCTTCATCAATTCTAACTACAATCCTTATATAGTATCAAGCAAGGACttatatatgtataattatTTAAAGGATGTTGCAAAGGTTCTAACAATCGCAGAAAACGAGTTCTGATCTATCAAAATGATTTCATGGTCACGCCTTACAAACGTCACACGAACTTTCCTTGCCGATATGTGTCTTGCTGCATATGAATCAAAGTTTCTATTTTTGCTGGTACAATCGAAATATGGTTATGTGGCCAAGGGTTTTATATCGATATTCAAACAGCCATTTCCCGTCCACCTATGTGTCCAACTTCATTTGAAATAGTGAAAAATTCTCTCCGCAGGGATGTGTGACAAGACGATAGATCGCAACTTTCTGTTTCATATCGAGAAATATCCTAATAGCTCGAACCTgtatttacatttcacaattgCTGGAGTATAATTATGCACGTTTGTTTCACTGTTACTTCAAAAAGCGTCAAGCCTATCTGCTGAGGTGTTGATCAATGAAAGTTACAACATAAAGTTTTCAGTAAAGACTTCAAAAGGTTTTCTCGTGGATATCATTTCCAATACCGGTACAGAATGGTACATGATGCAATTCTATTTTTTGACTAATTCAGATGTACAGTTGAGTAACCTTTCCATGTGTTTACGTgcgtgagttttgttttactccgctctcagcaatattccagctatatggcggtcggCCAAGAcacaccagtgatcaacagcacgagcatctaTCTccgccaaccaagtcagcgagcctgatcacccgatcccgttggttgcctcttgcgacaagcataggttactgaaggtcaatattctaacacataccttcacatgtgtatgtgtttacaaCAAGGCAGATGCGGCCACATTTTCGGAATCCCTGGTAGCATTATTACTAATGATGTATAATGAATATAAACGGAATCGTAAATCAACTTAGTTCTTGGTTGATGTTTCTTATAGATGGGGGAAAGGGTGAGGCGCTTGCTTACATTTACATTACAAGCGATGGCCATTTAAAATACCTGCACGCCTGAAATATGAATTTTATCGGAATAAGTAATATGTGTGCACATGCATATGGTTATACAGTATATGGGTTTTGATCATTCACCTCAAACCCGTCATTGTTCCTGACTTCTAATGGCGTGTTTCCAGCGCTGAATTCAATCTTAAGAAGTCGATCTTTGTCGTTGACATCAAAACCGGAGGGAAAAGGACCTTGGTAGTTCAGACCCTTCTCTTTGTAGGCAACTGCCCTACCCGCTAGTACCAGTCTCCTAGCAACGTCTTCCTTATACCGAGGGTGGATACTGTAGAATGAGATGCGGCAATTAGCAACAACATC is part of the Haliotis asinina isolate JCU_RB_2024 chromosome 6, JCU_Hal_asi_v2, whole genome shotgun sequence genome and harbors:
- the LOC137286490 gene encoding uncharacterized protein isoform X1, encoding MFPNLAIVALSVLALSIKVEGACDSDACDSELTNLRSKTYSNLQELCKFSNAYIDCAKRLLKDCGADYYASQLENTQKLMNEEGCATFQLAMSETVFYQPGMSLGRTFDLRTYGNGLDIFPEHLVDSPQIIESHQNTIKYKVIKNSQDVNNILELSGEVSLKIKAGILNVQGMASYLKEDNVKDECTEIFVRAHVETLTETLRDLTPKHTWQERLIGSHFIRSITYGGDLLVRIRIRDSDTAIIGDIEAKLKGNITPFRIGEASLKPDKRQRNIQDHREIEIEYLSTSVDCEMPRDVEELVRVLKSFKGEMLKINNGKGVPCKCELLPLSVLDSTIPTQITDKSLDILLVQVDEKFDDLRFAKKQLEKFAENPSLEMTETLSTEYEELEGRIDEVLAEFHHVISRLDMTVSGDGTNQFTHILSVYKENKKIGGFQKEVTQFIKRHKPTENPVRPQITDECPEADMRASSDECPDSMTEQETCLSVLGLEKGGSSESCVLGQVLFSDTSLAPITGASVSRIVCEDITLVTASSIFTKSSEGQCLSDIGTSIAYAPSGFHVVVFVIHIDQNMNRHDRNTLKHLRSVLGSNMIKTYGAVALVHDDVFETGSEASLSNSTETAKAQDDTLSHLLDECGNRCVFINHKDLKSPSRLKAAQSDLLQVIDKVLVKTHRTTLSNDYFVLSKRLMAEVEEDDNLAFALDDSLGNAPETVHHSQDREERVGERLAAIFEI
- the LOC137286490 gene encoding uncharacterized protein isoform X2, which encodes MYGVIVYWVHLLRTATFQLAMSETVFYQPGMSLGRTFDLRTYGNGLDIFPEHLVDSPQIIESHQNTIKYKVIKNSQDVNNILELSGEVSLKIKAGILNVQGMASYLKEDNVKDECTEIFVRAHVETLTETLRDLTPKHTWQERLIGSHFIRSITYGGDLLVRIRIRDSDTAIIGDIEAKLKGNITPFRIGEASLKPDKRQRNIQDHREIEIEYLSTSVDCEMPRDVEELVRVLKSFKGEMLKINNGKGVPCKCELLPLSVLDSTIPTQITDKSLDILLVQVDEKFDDLRFAKKQLEKFAENPSLEMTETLSTEYEELEGRIDEVLAEFHHVISRLDMTVSGDGTNQFTHILSVYKENKKIGGFQKEVTQFIKRHKPTENPVRPQITDECPEADMRASSDECPDSMTEQETCLSVLGLEKGGSSESCVLGQVLFSDTSLAPITGASVSRIVCEDITLVTASSIFTKSSEGQCLSDIGTSIAYAPSGFHVVVFVIHIDQNMNRHDRNTLKHLRSVLGSNMIKTYGAVALVHDDVFETGSEASLSNSTETAKAQDDTLSHLLDECGNRCVFINHKDLKSPSRLKAAQSDLLQVIDKVLVKTHRTTLSNDYFVLSKRLMAEVEEDDNLAFALDDSLGNAPETVHHSQDREERVGERLAAIFEI
- the LOC137286490 gene encoding uncharacterized protein isoform X3, with the translated sequence MSETVFYQPGMSLGRTFDLRTYGNGLDIFPEHLVDSPQIIESHQNTIKYKVIKNSQDVNNILELSGEVSLKIKAGILNVQGMASYLKEDNVKDECTEIFVRAHVETLTETLRDLTPKHTWQERLIGSHFIRSITYGGDLLVRIRIRDSDTAIIGDIEAKLKGNITPFRIGEASLKPDKRQRNIQDHREIEIEYLSTSVDCEMPRDVEELVRVLKSFKGEMLKINNGKGVPCKCELLPLSVLDSTIPTQITDKSLDILLVQVDEKFDDLRFAKKQLEKFAENPSLEMTETLSTEYEELEGRIDEVLAEFHHVISRLDMTVSGDGTNQFTHILSVYKENKKIGGFQKEVTQFIKRHKPTENPVRPQITDECPEADMRASSDECPDSMTEQETCLSVLGLEKGGSSESCVLGQVLFSDTSLAPITGASVSRIVCEDITLVTASSIFTKSSEGQCLSDIGTSIAYAPSGFHVVVFVIHIDQNMNRHDRNTLKHLRSVLGSNMIKTYGAVALVHDDVFETGSEASLSNSTETAKAQDDTLSHLLDECGNRCVFINHKDLKSPSRLKAAQSDLLQVIDKVLVKTHRTTLSNDYFVLSKRLMAEVEEDDNLAFALDDSLGNAPETVHHSQDREERVGERLAAIFEI